TTGATGTGAGCCGCTATGGTATCGCTAATACCATGAGACTCGCTGCCCATTACCAACACGGCATTACGACTAAATTGACACTGATGCACACTTTCACCACCAAGGAATGCACCATAGCACTCGCCTTGATATTGCTTTAAAAAGGCCTCAAGATCGGTTCTCACCACATTAACACGCACAAATGAGCCCATGGTGGCACTGATCACTTTAGGGTTAAATTGATCGGCGCAGTTTTCGCTCACCACAAGCTGCGTCAATCCATACCAATCAGCAAGACGAATAATGGTACCGAGATTACCTGGGTCTGAGACTCCATCTAATGCTAACACTAACCCAGCAGTATTAATTTCTTCTGCCGGCGGCATTGCAACGACCGCTATCGCTGCATTATTTGACACTAAAGTGCTCACCTTACTCAGCACTTCCTCTTCTGCTTCGACACAGGCAATATTAACGAGTTTGGATTTATACTTTGTCATGAACTCATTGGTCGCGAACAGCTGTTCAACGGCCAACCCAGCATCAACTAACTCAATCACATTCTTCTCGCCTTGTACCAAATACAGGCCATGTTGTTTGCGATATTTTTTTTGCCCTAAAGCACGAAGTAGTTTTTGTTGATTCTTGGAGATCATGTGCACCTCAAAAGTTGGATTTATCATTATACCTGTTCAGTATCAGATAAAAAGCGTTTCCACGAGGCATTAAGCTAAGAAATTATGTTATCTTGTGCCGAATGACACACAAGGCATAGAGGTAATCATGTCACCTGAGCTAACGCTTATTTTACTCAATTTTATTCTCCTTTTTGTGGCCTACGTATTCGTTTACCCAAAGTTAAAAGAGAAAAGCCTCGCCAGTATCAGCAAACAAGATTTATTGGTTACTGCGGTTTCTTTAGTCGTGTCTGGAAGTTTGTACTATGGCAAGGGTATCGAATTTTCGTTAGTGTTTTTTGAGAGTAACTGGGTGGTGTTTACGATTGTCGCATTTAGCGTGATTGAAATCCCATTTCTACTGTGGTTTAAGCGTCGCTATAACATGAAGTTTGGAGAGTAATAGAGAGGTAACTACGCCTCTCTATTCGCTTATCACTCAGCTCGCTTTTCGCGACCGAGTAACGCCATTGCGGCTTCTTTCACATCTTTTTGCTCATAAAGCACTTGATAGATCTGCTCAGTGATAGGCATTTCAATACCAGTGCGTTTGGCAAGTAGATAAACTTCTTTGGTATTACGATAGCCTTCAACCACTTGACCAATACTCGACATCGCCTCATCGACCGACTTTCCCGAGCCAAGCGCAAGACCAAAGCGGCGATTACGCGACTGGTTATCCGTACAAGTGAGAATCAGATCACCAAGCCCTGCCATACCCATAAAGGTTTCAGAGCGCGCGCCTAACGCACACCCTAAACGACAAAGTTCAGCGAGTCCTCGGGTGATAAGCGCCGTTCTGGCATTCGCACCAAAACCAAAGCCGTCAGACATGCCCGCGCCAATTGCGATAACGTTTTTAACTGCGCCACCGAGCTGAATACCAATAAAGTCTTCGTTGCTATAGACCCGAAACGAGCGGCCGCAATGTAACAGCTCTGCGAGCTCTTCACGAAATTTTGCACAAACCGAAGACACAGAAATAGCAGTGGGTAATCCCGCGGCCATTTCTTTTGCAAAAGTAGGTCCACTTAGCACCGCCAGCGGCACATCGTCACCTAACACATCCAGTGCAACTTCTTGCAATAGTCGCCCAGTATTTGGTTCAAGCCCCTTGGTTGCCCAAGCTACTTTTGCATTCTCAAGTAGCATAGGTTTAATCTTCTTCAAGGTGTCTGCAAACGCGTGACTTGGCACAACCACCAAAATACGCTCGCTAGACTTAACAGCCGTTTCTAAATCGGCCTCAAGTTCAAGCGTGTTTGGAAACTGGATGTCAGGAAGATAACGTTGGTTTTTGCGCTCAGCTGCTAGCGCCTCAACGTGTTCGCTATTGCGTCCCCACAGTGTCACTTGATGACCATTTCGGGCGAAACAAATAGCAAGGGCGGTGCCATAAGACCCCGCCCCTAATACAGTTACAGCTGATTTTGCTGTACTCATCAATTATGCGTCAGCAGTTTGCTCAGGCTGTGCTTGAGCCGCACGTTGCTGCATATACTGAGCGAATAATGCGTCAAAGTTAACTGGCGCAAGGTTTAACTGCGGGAAAGTACCACGGTTAACTAGACTAGCTACCGCTTCACGCGCATAAGGGAATAGGATGTTAGGGCAGAATGCGCCTAGCATGTGTGCCATTTGCATTTCTTCAAGATCTGCAATGGCAAAGATACCAGCTTGTTGGATTTCACATAGGAATGCAGTTTCTTCACCAATCGTTGCCGTTACTGTTAGTGCTAGAACAACTTCAAATACGTTTTCATCAAGCTTTGCTGAACGCGTGTCCATGTCTAGCTTAACTTCTGGTGTCCACTCTTTCTGGAAGATACCTGGTGAGTTTGGCGTTTCAAACGATACATCTTTAGTGTAGATACGTTGAATGTTGAACTGAGCGCCTTCTTGTTGTTGTTCTGCTGCTTGGTTTTGTTCTGCCATGATAATTTCCTAAATTCTGTTGTGATCCTGCTAAATTCTTAGCAGTCATTATAAAAAGTAAGCTGAGCTAAAGCTCAATCAATCTTATGCTTGTAATAGCTTATCGAGTTCGCCTTGCGCTTCAAGCGCCATCATATCGTCGCAACCACCAATATGGCGCTCAGCGATAAAGATTTGTGGAACGGTATAGCTACCGTTGGCTTTTTCGATCATCTCGTCACGAAGCTCAGGCTGTGCGCCAATATCATACTCTGTGTATGTGACACCTTTTGCATCTAATAATGCTTTTGCGCGATGACAAAATGGACAATAGTCTTTGGTATAAATTACGACTTGGCTCATCATAGACCTCAGTTATTTTCCGTTAGAGATTGGTAAACCCGCACTTTGCCATGCGCCAATACCACCTGATAATACGAACACTTGCCCGAATCCAGCTTTGTGCATGTTATCAGCAACAGCAGATGCCGTCATACCTGTGTTACAGACCAATATAATGGGCTTAGATTTATGTTTTTCAAGACCAGCAAAATCTTTTTGCTTGAGTTTTTCCGCACTCACCTGCTCAGAACCTGCAATGTGACCTTGGTTAAACTCTTTTGCTGCACGCATATCGAGTACCTGACCATCTTGGCGGTTAACTAGCATGGTTAGCTGCTGAGGATTAATTTGTCTAATTTTCGAAAACTTACTCTTAAACCAACTACTCACTAACATCGCGGCTAACACAACCCAAATGATGCTAAGTACCGGATGGTTACCTAAAAACGCAACGTATTGTTCCATTAATTTATCAACCAAAAATTATTAAACGATAAAGTGGCAGCAAGTATACCTGCTTTATTCTCGACAAAACAGACTTGTTCAACATGAGCAAATATCAATCTCAAAGTTGATAATTCATCACTGTGGGGCTGAATATTCATACAAAAAAAGGTATTCTACTTGTCAGCAACCAGAGCAAACTTATAGTGACGCTGCAAAGCTCGGCATTGTAGCGCTTGTTATAAGATTTCAACATCGTGCCTAATTCAGGATTTCAGGAGCGCAAATGACAGCTAAGAAAAAGCCATTGGTATTAATGATTTTAGACGGTTGGGGCTATCGCGAAGAAAGCGAGAGCAATGCTATTTTAGCAGCCAATACCCCAGTATTAGATGAACTATGGCGCTCTGCTCCGCACACCTTGATTTCAGGTTCAGGTCTTGATGTTGGTCTGCCTGATGGGCAAATGGGGAATTCCGAAGTTGGCCACGTTAACCTCGGCGCGGGGCGTGTGGTTTATCAAGACTTCACGCGGATCACTAAAGCGATTGATGATGGTGAGTTTGAGCACAACCCAGCTCTGGTTGAGAACATAGACAAAGCAGTAGCAAAAGGTAAAGCCGTTCACCTGATGGGATTATTGAGCCCAGGTGGCGTTCACAGTCATGAAGACCACATAGTTGCGGCAATTAAATTAGCAGCTGAGCGCGGTGCAACCGTTTATTTGCACGCATTTTTGGATGGCCGCGATACACCACCTCGCAGCGCACAGGCGTCAATTGAAAAAATGGAAGCTTTGATGCAGTCACTCAATTGTGGCCGACTAGCGTCTATTATTGGTCGCTACTATGCTATGGACCGTGACAATCGTTGGGACCGCGTCGAGTCTGCATACAACCTGATGGTAAGTGGCGACGCTGATTTTACTTATAGTAATGGCGTTGAAGCGCTACAAGCAGCTTACGCGCGTGATGAAAACGATGAGTTTGTTAAAGCATCGGTGATCACCGAAGAAGGGCAACCAGCCGCTACTATCAATGATGGCGATACGGTTATCTTTATGAACTTCCGTGCAGACCGAGCGCGCCAAATGACCCGTGCTTTTGTTGATGCTGACTTTAACGGCTTCGAAAAACGTAAAGCACCGGACCTAAGTGCGTTTGTTATGATGACTGAGTACGCTGCCGACATCAAAGCCCCTATCGCTTTTGCGCCTGAAGCATTGGTTAACGTGCTAGGTGAATGGCTAGCTAAGCACAACAAAACTCAGCTGCGTATTTCAGAAACGGAAAAATATGCTCATGTCACTTTCTTCTTTAGCGGCGGTCGCGAAGATCTCTTTGAAGGTGAAAAACGTGAACTCATTCCTTCTCCACAGGTTGCCACTTACGACTTACAGCCAGAGATGAACTCAGAAATGCTAACTGATAAGTTAGTTGAAGCAATTCATAGCGGTGAATTTGACGTGATTATCTGTAACTACCCAAATGGTGACATGGTTGGGCACTCTGGTGTATTCGAAGCTGCTGTAAAAGCATGTGAAGCCGTTGATAAGTGTATCGGTCGTGTTGTTGCTGCGCTAAAAGAAAGCGGTGGCGAAGCTCTTATTACCGCTGATCACGGCAATGCAGAGCAAATGCTTAACCCTAAAACAGGTCAAGCTCATACCGCTCACACCAGCGAGCCTGTACCATTTATTTATGTAGGTCGTGATGCAGAGCCACAAGCAGGAAAAGCACTAAGCGATGTTGCACCAACAATGCTGCATTTACTCGGTATGGAGCAGCCTAGCGAGATGACTGGCACTCCAATTATGCGTTTAAAATAACGGCCTGCCTGTATGCCGTTAAAAACGACATTTCACTATGCTGCACTTTTCGGTGCAGCGTTACTCATGGCAACAGCGCCCGCTGTTGCCAACGAATCTAGAACCAAACAAGACTTAAACGAAGTCCAGCAACAGCTTAAAGCTAGCCAACAAGCATTAGAAAAGCAGCGCGGTGAAATTAATCGTCACGAAGCGAAGCTCAAAGCCTTTGAACTTGATATTGCCAAAAGTGCCAAAGCAATCTCACTCACAGAAGTAGGGATCAAAGAAAACCAAACTGAGCAGGCTGAACTTAAAAAGCAAGAAAGCACGCTGCTAAACGACAAGAAAAAATTTGAAAAGATCCTCGCGGCTCAGCTAAAAAGTGCCTACATGACAGGCTCTCATGATTATTCCAGAATGTTACTTAATCAAGAGCATGCCACAAAGCTAGAGCGCACCATTGCCTATTATGATTACCTAAATAAAGCACGGATTAAACAGCTCGAACAACTGAAATCTATCGGCAAAGAATTGGCACAGACTCAAGCAGAGTTAGCACGAACACAAGCACGCTTAGAAGCGCTACAAAACCATCAGAACGAACGCTTGGAAGCGCTCAAAAAGGCGCAGCAAGAACGTCAAAACCAGCTTGCAAACCTAAATAACAAACTCAGTGAAACACGCTCTGCTATCGCATATTTAAAAGAAAATGAGCAAACCTTAATCCAAACCTTAGAAGAGCTTGCCAAGGCCCAGAGAGAAGCCGAAGTACGCTTAGATGGGTTAGCCAAACTCAAAGGCAAAATGAGTTTACCGACCAGAGGCCGAATTAAGCATAAATTCGGCCAAAGCAAGCATGCTGGAATGAATTGGAAGGGTGTTCTCATTGGTGCAAAAGAAGGTGCTGAAATTGCGAGTGTCGCTCCCGGTCAAGTCGTATATGCAGATTGGTTAAACGGCTTTGGCTGGGTTATTGTGCTCGACCATGGTCATGGTTTTATGAGCCTATATGGCCACGCACAAACGCTGCTTCGCGATGTTGGCGATCAAGTTCGCAGTGGTGAAGTGATCGCTTTGGTAGGACAAAGCGGCGGACAAAGAGATTCTGGTCTATACTTTGAGATACGGCATAAGGGAAGCGCTGTAGATCCGATAAAATGGTGCAGATCCAGTTAACTGAATAACCCGTGCTGCGCCTTGATGAGGAGCAGCACATGAATAGACAAACCCGGTTTTACGCGCTTGCAGCGCGCTATGTTGCATTATTAAGCTTCCTGCTTTTGTTAAGTTTTAGCGCTTTTAGTCACGCGTCGACACAAAAGTTTTCGGCTCAAGAAATCGATGAAATCCTGTATCATATTCACACCTATTACGTTGAAGACTTGCCTCTGAGCCGTTATAACGCAGGCAACCTGTCGAGCCTTTTTGATAATTTAGATCCCTACTCTAAATACCTCAACGAGGAAGACTTGGAATCCATCTTCAGTGCAGCAAATGGACGCTACACGGGGCTTGGTATCGAAGTCGAGGAACAAGATAATTACGTGATTATTTTAGATACTCTGCCCAATTCACCTGCGGATCAAGCCGGAATAGAGAGCGGTGATAAACTCCATGCAATCAATGGGGCTAATGTCGTGGGTAAATCGATAGAAGAAGTGTCTGCCCTACTCAAAGCTGCAAATAAAAATCTCATCAATTTAGTGGTATTAAGACAAGACGAGCTGGTTGCACTTGAGCTTAAACGTCAAGAGATAGTCATCGAAAGTGTCGCTAGTAAACTCTTAAATGACGGTACCGGTTTTTTAAGCGTCAACAGCTTTAATCACCACACCTATCATGATGTAGCAAGACAAATAAACCGACTACAAGTACAGTTAGGCAGTCCATTAAAAAAGCTGGTTATTGATTTACGTGACAATCCGGGTGGCACACTTAATAGTGCAGTGGCAATCTCAGATCTTTTTTTAGATAGTGGCACAATCGTCACAACCAAAGGTCGCTTCTATGACGCCAATCAGGCGTACATTGCAAAGCGAGGAGATATTTTAAATGGTGCGCCTATTTTGGTATTAATCAATAATCGTTCCGCTTCAGCGGCCGAGATCTTAGCCGCCGCACTTAAAGATAATAAACGTGCCTTAGTCGTTGGCTTACGCTCTTATGGTAAAGGCTCGGTTCAATCCTTGATCCCGATTGGCAATGGTACTACTGCATTAAAGTTAACGACAGCGAGATACTACACACCAGCAGGTACATCAATTGAAGGTAAAGGTATAGAGCCCGATGTATATTTTACCAAACAAGCGCTTTCCCTGCTCGATAAAAGCGCTATAATCACTGGTGAAGAATCAATCAAAACAACCGGTATTGAACAGCTAGCATCGCATTGGCCAAAGGCGCTGGCGTTAGTTCAATCACAGTAAATAAAAAGCGGTCCTGTAGGGCTGTAAACTATAATAATAATTTGTGTGCTAAAAAAAATAATCGGGATAATACTGGCGTGCATGACCTTTGCAGTGCCGGCAAAACAGTTTGCCATTGTTATAGACGACATTGGCAATCACCAACGTGACTTGGAGTTACTGTCTTTACCGGGTGGGATCACTTTTTCGATCCTGCCCCACACGCCTTTTTCTCAACAATTTGCCTTTGCAGCCAGCCGCCAACAACGCGAGCTTTTATTACATGTGCCAATGCAGGCACAAGACTCGGAAAAGGCGCTTGGTCCGGGCGCATTAACCACCGATATGGAAAAATGGCAGTTGCAAATGACACTTGGCAACGCGCTGTCGACGCTGCCCCAAGTTAAAGGCGTAAA
This genomic interval from Pseudoalteromonas galatheae contains the following:
- a CDS encoding TrmH family RNA methyltransferase, with amino-acid sequence MISKNQQKLLRALGQKKYRKQHGLYLVQGEKNVIELVDAGLAVEQLFATNEFMTKYKSKLVNIACVEAEEEVLSKVSTLVSNNAAIAVVAMPPAEEINTAGLVLALDGVSDPGNLGTIIRLADWYGLTQLVVSENCADQFNPKVISATMGSFVRVNVVRTDLEAFLKQYQGECYGAFLGGESVHQCQFSRNAVLVMGSESHGISDTIAAHINKKVTIPAFGGAESLNVAMATGIILDNIKRCHC
- the gpsA gene encoding NAD(P)H-dependent glycerol-3-phosphate dehydrogenase encodes the protein MSTAKSAVTVLGAGSYGTALAICFARNGHQVTLWGRNSEHVEALAAERKNQRYLPDIQFPNTLELEADLETAVKSSERILVVVPSHAFADTLKKIKPMLLENAKVAWATKGLEPNTGRLLQEVALDVLGDDVPLAVLSGPTFAKEMAAGLPTAISVSSVCAKFREELAELLHCGRSFRVYSNEDFIGIQLGGAVKNVIAIGAGMSDGFGFGANARTALITRGLAELCRLGCALGARSETFMGMAGLGDLILTCTDNQSRNRRFGLALGSGKSVDEAMSSIGQVVEGYRNTKEVYLLAKRTGIEMPITEQIYQVLYEQKDVKEAAMALLGREKRAE
- the secB gene encoding protein-export chaperone SecB, yielding MAEQNQAAEQQQEGAQFNIQRIYTKDVSFETPNSPGIFQKEWTPEVKLDMDTRSAKLDENVFEVVLALTVTATIGEETAFLCEIQQAGIFAIADLEEMQMAHMLGAFCPNILFPYAREAVASLVNRGTFPQLNLAPVNFDALFAQYMQQRAAQAQPEQTADA
- the grxC gene encoding glutaredoxin 3, producing the protein MSQVVIYTKDYCPFCHRAKALLDAKGVTYTEYDIGAQPELRDEMIEKANGSYTVPQIFIAERHIGGCDDMMALEAQGELDKLLQA
- a CDS encoding rhodanese-like domain-containing protein, whose protein sequence is MEQYVAFLGNHPVLSIIWVVLAAMLVSSWFKSKFSKIRQINPQQLTMLVNRQDGQVLDMRAAKEFNQGHIAGSEQVSAEKLKQKDFAGLEKHKSKPIILVCNTGMTASAVADNMHKAGFGQVFVLSGGIGAWQSAGLPISNGK
- the gpmM gene encoding 2,3-bisphosphoglycerate-independent phosphoglycerate mutase, with the translated sequence MTAKKKPLVLMILDGWGYREESESNAILAANTPVLDELWRSAPHTLISGSGLDVGLPDGQMGNSEVGHVNLGAGRVVYQDFTRITKAIDDGEFEHNPALVENIDKAVAKGKAVHLMGLLSPGGVHSHEDHIVAAIKLAAERGATVYLHAFLDGRDTPPRSAQASIEKMEALMQSLNCGRLASIIGRYYAMDRDNRWDRVESAYNLMVSGDADFTYSNGVEALQAAYARDENDEFVKASVITEEGQPAATINDGDTVIFMNFRADRARQMTRAFVDADFNGFEKRKAPDLSAFVMMTEYAADIKAPIAFAPEALVNVLGEWLAKHNKTQLRISETEKYAHVTFFFSGGREDLFEGEKRELIPSPQVATYDLQPEMNSEMLTDKLVEAIHSGEFDVIICNYPNGDMVGHSGVFEAAVKACEAVDKCIGRVVAALKESGGEALITADHGNAEQMLNPKTGQAHTAHTSEPVPFIYVGRDAEPQAGKALSDVAPTMLHLLGMEQPSEMTGTPIMRLK
- a CDS encoding murein hydrolase activator EnvC family protein: MPLKTTFHYAALFGAALLMATAPAVANESRTKQDLNEVQQQLKASQQALEKQRGEINRHEAKLKAFELDIAKSAKAISLTEVGIKENQTEQAELKKQESTLLNDKKKFEKILAAQLKSAYMTGSHDYSRMLLNQEHATKLERTIAYYDYLNKARIKQLEQLKSIGKELAQTQAELARTQARLEALQNHQNERLEALKKAQQERQNQLANLNNKLSETRSAIAYLKENEQTLIQTLEELAKAQREAEVRLDGLAKLKGKMSLPTRGRIKHKFGQSKHAGMNWKGVLIGAKEGAEIASVAPGQVVYADWLNGFGWVIVLDHGHGFMSLYGHAQTLLRDVGDQVRSGEVIALVGQSGGQRDSGLYFEIRHKGSAVDPIKWCRSS
- a CDS encoding S41 family peptidase, which gives rise to MNRQTRFYALAARYVALLSFLLLLSFSAFSHASTQKFSAQEIDEILYHIHTYYVEDLPLSRYNAGNLSSLFDNLDPYSKYLNEEDLESIFSAANGRYTGLGIEVEEQDNYVIILDTLPNSPADQAGIESGDKLHAINGANVVGKSIEEVSALLKAANKNLINLVVLRQDELVALELKRQEIVIESVASKLLNDGTGFLSVNSFNHHTYHDVARQINRLQVQLGSPLKKLVIDLRDNPGGTLNSAVAISDLFLDSGTIVTTKGRFYDANQAYIAKRGDILNGAPILVLINNRSASAAEILAAALKDNKRALVVGLRSYGKGSVQSLIPIGNGTTALKLTTARYYTPAGTSIEGKGIEPDVYFTKQALSLLDKSAIITGEESIKTTGIEQLASHWPKALALVQSQ